The following are from one region of the Streptomyces fradiae genome:
- a CDS encoding TrmH family RNA methyltransferase, translating to MSTTEEQPAPVPGAEPLQYDEGYGTEIGVGPHPRPWPDDPRYDRELLAGGDRRNVVDPYRYWTREAIVADLDTRRHDFHVAVENWGHDFNIGSVVRTANAFLAKEIHIVGRRRWNRRGAMVTDRYQHVRHHPDTQSLTAWAAAEDLPIIGIDNLPGAVPLERTELPRRCVLLFGQEGPGLTEEARAHAAMVCSIAQFGSTRSINAGAAAAIAMHAWIQRYADVPAPE from the coding sequence GTGAGCACCACCGAAGAACAGCCCGCGCCTGTCCCGGGCGCCGAGCCCCTCCAGTACGACGAGGGGTACGGCACCGAGATCGGCGTCGGCCCGCACCCGCGGCCGTGGCCGGACGACCCGCGCTACGACCGCGAGCTGCTGGCCGGCGGCGACCGGCGCAACGTCGTCGACCCCTACCGCTACTGGACGCGCGAGGCGATCGTCGCGGACCTCGACACCCGCCGCCACGACTTCCACGTGGCGGTGGAGAACTGGGGCCACGACTTCAACATCGGATCGGTGGTGCGGACCGCCAACGCCTTCCTGGCCAAGGAGATCCACATCGTCGGGCGGCGCCGCTGGAACCGGCGCGGCGCCATGGTCACCGACCGCTACCAGCACGTCCGGCACCACCCGGACACCCAGTCGCTGACCGCCTGGGCCGCGGCCGAGGACCTGCCGATCATCGGCATCGACAACCTGCCGGGCGCGGTGCCGCTGGAGCGGACCGAGCTGCCGCGCCGCTGTGTGCTGCTGTTCGGGCAGGAGGGCCCGGGCCTCACCGAGGAGGCCCGTGCCCACGCCGCCATGGTCTGCTCGATCGCCCAGTTCGGCTCGACCCGGTCGATCAACGCCGGGGCCGCCGCGGCCATCGCCATGCACGCCTGGATCCAGCGCTACGCCGACGTGCCGGCCCCCGAATAG